The nucleotide sequence CGTTGTTGATGCATGGGCGATAATATTGCCTCCAACGGGCTTCTTGGGATCAGGATTGAACATCGCAGCTCCATCCACCGTGGCTACCACTTGATTGGTGATCACAATGGCCACGCCGAATTCATCAGCGAGCCTCAGGAGAGTCCTCATGAACTGTGCCAGGTGAGTCTGACGATTGCAGAGCTCTCCACGGCCCTGGTAGTCTGTTCTGTACAAGGCTGTGGCACTGTCCACAATCAGGAGGGAATATCTGTTCGTTTTGAGAAAGAATCCttatcaatcaatcaatcgttatcaacaaaaaaaaaatagttaaatattCCTTGGGAATATTTCGGACATTTCGGAATATTCTCATGATGCATATGCTGCACGTGCTGCATACTCCCAAACAAAGCATTTCAGGATGAAGGCATAATCTTACCTGGATTCTATCATCATAGCGGCCGCCTGGGAGAGAAGACTGAGCTGATGGTCAGAGTTGTAGGCTCTGGCAAAGGCAACATTGTCCAGTACCTCATTCCCATTGAGTTTGTACCGTTCAGCCACGGAAAGAAGCCTCTCCGGGCGGAAGGTGCCTTCTGTGTCGATATAGAGGCACCTACCCTCTCCTCCTCCCTGACTCACAGGCAACTGGCAAGTGACTGCGAGTGTGTGGCAAATCTGGGACTTCCCAGTACGGAATTCCCCAAAAATCTCAGTGATTGATCCTGTTTCTATCCCTCCGCCAAGGAGTTTATCCAACTCCCTAGAACCCGTGCACAGCTGGACAATTTCCGAGCGTCTCTGATGATACTCAGTAGCCGTGGTAAAGCCCATAGGCACAAGCTTACCTGCTTCCGTTAGGATCTTCTCAGCCTTAGCCTCGGAAATTCCCTTGACAGCCAGGAGATTCTTTTTCAATGCAAAAGCTACGGCTTCTACAGTGTAAAATCCAGCCTCTTGGAGTTTTTTGATATCCCCAGCTGTTATTCCCACGGATGTGTTCTGTAAGAGACAGGAATTATCAGGAAAAGTACcggttttgaggttagaatgggGCTCCTACGATTAATTTTGCAATCATTTGCGGTCCATCGAGTTCGTTTTCTTCTTCCTCGACAGCCTGAGCCGCTTGGGCGGGCTCCTCGACCGCCTTCTGCTTCTTATGCACCTGCTGAGCCATCTTCGGCAGCAATTCCTTGGAGAGAGTTCAGTAAAAACTTTTCCAGAGTTTCCCTCGTTTTTCCACTCAAAAGACAGCTGTGTTCGAATTTCACTGAATTTCACAATTCGATGTTTCTGTTTcatatttcattgaaatatgAAACAGAAATGTGAAACACACCATAATAACCCGGTGGACCTATCAGTAATTTCTGggcttataataataataatatttttattcacaaaaatagggtcatcCGAGTACAACGAGTACAAACCGCTCTTTGAAAATTACACTCATTTTCagtcatttttcaggagacaccGTGAATGATTCAATCTTGCGTAAATAACTATCTCAATTCAATGACTGAACCAAAACAATTTATTTGTCTTCTAATGTTTTGAACCTTAATATGGAGAtcaaaacttttatattttttcctttcaaaatatgttttttcttgaaTTGGCTCATTGTCATTCTAAGTGATggatattttttctataataagAATAACAAAGGATCAACTCGCTTGAGTTaatcccttgtttcacaaatgtatgaacaaaaataatgttaaaataatactccctccgttccgaaataagtcgtacgtttggcgaaaactTAGGggttaaggaatggtttcagagaaagTTTTTGTTACttgcaaatatcttatgtatgaactgtcCTCTATGTTCAAGGATAATATAGGGATCCtttcacgatggtaagttgaggaatcgatatgttgaagttgttcatttttcgcgtttttttttcaaagagctccggtagacagttaattactaaaaaatggactgtgattaacattacaggctagaatttgttctaaatttttagtatgcacaagtagagctcaacagttattaccgatatgggatttttttattgctgaaattttgcagaatgagcaataaaaagaacatcctttttatgtgttcgaatatttgaatgcaaaatggtgagataaagggacttgggaccttcagtggaccccccataagttgaccttgggaccatttatatgtttttctaaaacatatccagaatttaaaaaaaatcgcgcgacgtgttttcgagaaatcccaaaaaaaacatgattttggaggggaaggggaggggtgggggcaaaataaaggacatattaatggtcccagggtcaacttatgggggggtcccccgaaggtccgaAGTCTGTATCTcccaccattctgcacctattttagattaaaaataaaacgccagaaataagacatttttaagacatttgtcCCTGAACTTGCCATAAAGACtagaccccaattttagtactggacattagcaatagttctttacaagagataattgttgatacacaaaacagttaccaacaaactttcccttaatcccaatttttcccaaatgcatgacttatttcggaacaagaattttttccaaacgtacgacttatttcggaacggagggagtataaattaatatttctaataacgaaatttaatcaCATATCATTTTAAACGTCTTCCACGCTACTATGTGTGGACTTAcactgttgtcctcaagggaagtgtatataccattttcaaaatctatatcacgagctttttaagagtttttttcttgcttgaagttattaatttggccaaaaccatggcaaactggattgctttgatgaacactgtactcctggtgttcaaggaatcttcctggtaatcccttgaacagtcactgtcacaatattttgagtggtatttggcaaaaataaacttatctacaaatttattcacacacaatacaattgcacaatatgggacgcttgcagaatactttaaatctattgcaaaatatgttataattcatcagatataagatggaATGtgcaggagcaagatgtcccacctgcatttcacaaagaaaaacaatgtcccaactacactTCGCTttggtttgggacgaaaacactgttacccttgccgacaatagggtcattatatgacccggaaaattctacacgcttttctggaaaattgagagtagtttattatattaaaatatgaaatatacagtagactctcgcaaattcggctcttttaagatcgggctactttttaattcgggcagcggttacatttgaaaaagtttgttgtcatttttcaagttttattatgattatcaaatgaatcaaatatgctcaaatttggcatggtttgtcttactTTTGACgtcattttgcattattgagagattttcatgcaatttacgttataatatgagtgtgtaaactcaatatctatatgtacatgaataaaaaatcgttgcatttcaagaaCTTTGTCGACCGAATTTATGtcttcggctgacatttcggtcccatatgcccaaatttgagagagtctactgtacaatctttggatattctattttgtgtttctaaagaactttttgctggaaaaaatagattaatacaaaaaaatttgaaaaagaaaagtcatttcacaaagtttgaaattcgcgatttttgatctcaaatatctGAATATCTTGATATCAAATATCCTGAATATCTGAAGTCTttagaaaattagccaagaatcttacttCCTTCTATTATGacgtcgtgcacaaaccgatagatttcaattaatgtaaatagttaaaaaaaattgtttttccccgggtcatatatgaccctcacgcgaaagagttaacccatCGCGTGCTGTATactaaaaatgctaaaataaaTGCATATGCAAATTCTACAAAGCCATTACAGTTCAGCTGAGATGTTCGAAAAAGTGTCAGTACTTTTCGAAAATTCagtctatgtttttttttcccgAAGGGGAAGTCCGGCTGCCACGCACAGTTTTTCTCGTGCCGCAAATTTAGCTCAATTCTCGTGAAAAAGTTgatattttgtgaataaattagTGCAGGATGTCTCTGAAATTAACCTGCAACAAGAATAATCCACCAATCGGTAAGAAAACCttggaattttggcgttttTCCTCAGACAATGTTTTGTTGGTTAGAGAACATGCTCTTAGTCCTTTTATGGATTTTGTTTGGAAATCATCGGAAGAATTgtgaaatgattttaaattgaGTTCTGGGAATGTTTCAGGTGCTTTGGCTGCAGGAGAGTACGCGAAGAATGTGCAGAAGCTCGAGGTGGAATGGAAAGTTCTGCCAGCTGATTCTCCGGAAGGTGGAAATGTTGGGAAGAATGATTTGCTGAGGAAAGTGGCCAGAAGTGTCCCGGATTTGGGGCTTTATGATGAAAATGATCCCATTACAGCCACTCAGATTGATCACTGGCTATCGTTTAGCTTGACATTTGGCCAGAAAACTAAAGCCAAAGTTGATTTTCTGAACAAATCCTTAGCTCCTGTCACGTATTTGGTCAGCAATCGGCTGACCATTGCGGATTTGGCTGTTTTCAATGCCATCTTCGACCATTTGGACAAATTGAAGGCTGCAGGGGGACTTCCACAAAATGTCCAGAGATGGTATGACTTAATAGTGTCCCAGGAATGTGTTCAGTCCGTCGTGGCTTCCTTGCCGAAGAAAGAGGAAGCTCCGGCGGTCAGCCAAGAGAAATTCGGTGATAGAAAGCAGGAAGGGAGGTTTGTGGAACTACCAGGAGCTGAAATGGGCAAGGTCGTTGTGAGATTTCCTCCAGAGGCTTCCGGATACCTTCATATTGGCCATGCCAAGGCAGCCCTGCTCAATCAGTACTACCAGGAAGCTTTCCAGGGGAAGCTCATTATGAGATTCGACGATACGAATCCCGCCAAGGAAAATGTCCACTTTGAGCAAGTGATCCTGGAGGATCTCAAAATGCTGCAGATCAAGCCGGATCTCTTCACGCATACCTCGCAGTACTTTGACCTGATGCTAGAGTACTGCGAGAAGCTGATGAAGGACGGCAAGGCCTATGTGGATGACACTGAGCCGGAACAGATGAAGAAGGAGCGCGAGCAGAAGACAGAATCTGCCAACAGGAATAATTCGGTGGAAAAGAATTTTGCCATGTGGCAGGAAATGCTGAAGGGAAGCGCAGAAGGGCAGAAATGCTGCGTCCGGGCGAAGATGGACATGAACTCACCCAATGGCTGTCTGAGGGATCCAACGATTTATCGCTGCAAGAATGAACCTCATCCGCGAACGGGAACTAAATACAAGGTCAgtgaacttttatttatttaattttccggCCCATAAATCCCGTAGTTATCCCTAAATTTTCGATTACCATTTTATGACTTGTT is from Phlebotomus papatasi isolate M1 chromosome 1, Ppap_2.1, whole genome shotgun sequence and encodes:
- the LOC129800068 gene encoding DNA repair protein RAD51 homolog A, which translates into the protein MAQQVHKKQKAVEEPAQAAQAVEEEENELDGPQMIAKLINTSVGITAGDIKKLQEAGFYTVEAVAFALKKNLLAVKGISEAKAEKILTEAGKLVPMGFTTATEYHQRRSEIVQLCTGSRELDKLLGGGIETGSITEIFGEFRTGKSQICHTLAVTCQLPVSQGGGEGRCLYIDTEGTFRPERLLSVAERYKLNGNEVLDNVAFARAYNSDHQLSLLSQAAAMMIESRYSLLIVDSATALYRTDYQGRGELCNRQTHLAQFMRTLLRLADEFGVAIVITNQVVATVDGAAMFNPDPKKPVGGNIIAHASTTRLYLRKGRGETRICKIYDSPNLPESEAVFAINPDGIGDPKE